A single region of the bacterium genome encodes:
- a CDS encoding Trp family transcriptional regulator yields MNWTYVDELIECLLRLKTRKDTKDFLMGILTPKELQEIPTRLQIVKMLKRRIPQYQIAEKLKVGVGTITRGSNEIKKGRFKQI; encoded by the coding sequence ATGAACTGGACTTATGTCGATGAATTAATAGAATGCCTACTTCGCCTCAAAACGCGAAAAGACACAAAAGATTTCTTGATGGGCATTTTGACGCCCAAAGAGCTGCAAGAAATTCCTACTCGATTACAGATTGTCAAAATGCTCAAACGCCGTATCCCCCAATACCAGATTGCCGAAAAATTAAAAGTAGGCGTAGGCACTATCACTCGGGGATCAAACGAGATAAAAAAAGGAAGGTTTAAACAAATATGA